A single region of the Rhodothermia bacterium genome encodes:
- a CDS encoding ABC transporter ATP-binding protein, which yields MASFFLRAEALEMRFGRRLLFRNLDFEVVSGDFLAITGQNGSGKSTLVRILAGILAPTAGRVTFSYDNQEIAERPFHMGLVAPYLNLYEGFTLRENMQFVARVRGLRFSKSEEDARIEEVQLKGRGDELVGNYSSGMKQRARFGLALMTNPSVLILDEPTANLDAAGKAFVWETVQQAKSAGKIILVATNEGEEAGRADRMIRVERPNTT from the coding sequence ATGGCGTCTTTCTTCCTAAGAGCAGAAGCGTTAGAAATGCGCTTTGGCCGCAGATTACTCTTTAGAAACCTGGACTTCGAGGTGGTCTCCGGTGATTTCCTCGCCATTACCGGACAAAACGGGAGCGGAAAATCCACCTTAGTGCGTATTTTGGCGGGCATCCTTGCCCCCACCGCTGGCCGCGTAACGTTCTCTTACGACAACCAAGAAATTGCCGAACGCCCTTTTCACATGGGCTTAGTCGCACCTTACCTAAACCTCTATGAAGGATTTACCTTGCGGGAAAACATGCAGTTTGTGGCACGGGTTCGAGGGCTTCGTTTCTCAAAATCAGAAGAGGACGCACGCATCGAGGAAGTACAACTAAAAGGGCGTGGAGATGAATTGGTGGGCAATTACTCATCGGGTATGAAACAACGTGCCCGATTTGGCTTGGCCCTTATGACCAATCCTTCTGTACTCATTCTCGACGAACCTACCGCCAATTTAGACGCAGCGGGAAAAGCCTTTGTTTGGGAAACTGTGCAGCAGGCAAAGTCCGCTGGTAAAATTATTCTGGTGGCAACCAATGAGGGAGAAGAAGCAGGGCGGGCGGATCGAATGATTAGAGTTGAGCGCCCAAACACAACTTAG
- the bamD gene encoding outer membrane protein assembly factor BamD yields the protein MYRIIGIFLFAIALSLGACSGSKQNKQKYQTPQEAFEKGKMLYDKKRYSDAIEFFKGVFDFGRTNEWADDAQYYLGLSYMGSKDYMVAEQEFMRFISLYRADTRSVEAEFQRLVCYYRLSPTYELDQTDTDRALTNMNIFLQRYPNDDRVSQINTMIKELREKLGKKAFEAGKTYERRGYYQAAAHTFEQVLQGFADTSWADDALLGAIRSYVLYAKNSVETKQAERYEKAIATYNRLVELFPKSDVLKSAEALYTEASTLKTALKPKS from the coding sequence ATGTATCGTATAATTGGAATTTTCCTCTTCGCCATTGCGCTAAGTTTGGGCGCTTGTAGTGGCTCCAAGCAAAACAAACAAAAATACCAGACGCCGCAAGAGGCTTTTGAAAAAGGCAAAATGCTCTATGACAAAAAACGCTATAGCGATGCCATCGAGTTCTTTAAAGGGGTCTTTGATTTTGGGCGCACCAACGAATGGGCCGATGATGCCCAATATTACCTCGGTCTCAGCTATATGGGCAGCAAAGACTACATGGTTGCCGAGCAGGAATTTATGCGTTTCATCTCGCTATATCGTGCAGATACCCGCTCCGTGGAGGCCGAATTCCAGCGGCTGGTTTGCTATTATAGACTGTCTCCGACCTATGAGTTGGATCAAACCGATACCGACCGTGCCCTGACCAATATGAACATCTTTTTACAAAGATACCCTAACGATGATCGGGTTTCGCAAATCAATACAATGATTAAGGAATTGCGGGAGAAGTTAGGAAAAAAAGCCTTTGAAGCCGGAAAAACCTATGAGCGCCGCGGATATTACCAAGCCGCAGCCCATACATTCGAGCAAGTTTTGCAGGGATTTGCCGATACTTCTTGGGCCGATGATGCCCTCTTGGGTGCGATCCGTTCTTATGTCCTTTATGCAAAAAACAGTGTCGAGACCAAGCAAGCAGAGCGTTACGAGAAAGCCATCGCAACCTATAACCGCTTGGTGGAGTTGTTCCCCAAAAGTGACGTATTAAAATCGGCAGAAGCGCTTTATACCGAAGCAAGTACATTAAAAACAGCGCTCAAGCCCAAATCTTAG
- the truA gene encoding tRNA pseudouridine(38-40) synthase TruA → MYTYRLLIEYDGSSFAGWQIQENRVTVQATIEQALGVLFKQPLRLVGSGRTDAGVHARGQVAHFVAAQSMDPFRLKRSLNGLLPDTIAVRGVEEVPNGFHARFDALERGYCYRIATEPFTLERRFRWLVRPEPDVMKMNEAARYLIGEHHFGSFCLTQSETQNRVCNLFRAVWIVEDIYGCYRFEVAANRFLHGMVRALVGTLVEVGQGKRKPEDLNTILEAQDRRRAGYAAPAHGLVLEYVRY, encoded by the coding sequence ATGTACACATATCGTTTATTGATAGAATATGACGGATCGTCTTTTGCCGGATGGCAGATACAAGAAAACCGTGTTACAGTACAGGCGACCATCGAGCAAGCGTTGGGTGTCTTGTTCAAACAACCCTTGCGTTTGGTAGGTTCTGGAAGAACAGATGCTGGCGTACATGCCCGTGGACAAGTTGCACACTTTGTAGCTGCTCAGTCTATGGATCCGTTTCGACTAAAAAGATCGTTGAATGGTTTATTGCCTGACACGATTGCGGTTAGAGGGGTAGAGGAGGTCCCTAATGGCTTCCATGCCCGATTTGATGCCTTAGAACGCGGGTATTGTTATCGGATAGCGACCGAACCATTTACACTTGAGCGTAGATTTCGTTGGTTGGTGCGTCCAGAACCCGATGTGATGAAGATGAATGAGGCGGCAAGGTACTTGATAGGAGAACACCATTTCGGCTCGTTCTGCCTAACACAGTCCGAAACCCAAAACAGGGTTTGCAACCTTTTCCGTGCCGTGTGGATTGTAGAGGATATTTACGGATGCTATCGCTTCGAGGTTGCCGCCAACCGTTTTCTGCATGGAATGGTACGCGCTTTGGTCGGGACACTCGTGGAGGTGGGACAGGGCAAACGGAAACCTGAAGACCTCAACACAATCCTTGAGGCACAAGATCGGAGGAGGGCGGGATATGCAGCACCCGCGCATGGTTTGGTCTTGGAATATGTGCGATATTAA
- a CDS encoding ABC transporter substrate-binding protein, with product MKRSLFFLLFCFSAQSAFAQAVPRNDVAEFTFERGIELYRQQEYNLAYQRFSRVIADFPLNQKTTAAMLMGARALYSQGMFKEATELASQLISKYPDSRYVSDANRLRSLAGGQNNTSQQPQVFGLGIALPLKASDTYVRAMFNGIRIAVDDYNNTRPRVPIRMVFRDSGGDLDPAQIAVTSLIRDGKVSAIIGPLFSPEALSSAEVADRSQVVMIAPVATESRVSDGKRFVFQASSTFAMRGQLMARYAVSDLGYKTLGVAYESNSQNEQTIEAFTAEVRRLGGTIVFNKALASSSEWSRFGRAIPTTQLTQAQAIYMPINGRDAARNIESALTSLDQVRATNVVLGNSDWHDLSNADLASRYRAAYTSDFWVSPNDPRVQEFVRKYQITTGQMPDDLGLAYAGYDLSNFLITQVRNMPAGGSLQQQIRSAMPFDGLGRRYDFRNGNQNQAVFYLRYRNGQIILDR from the coding sequence ATGAAACGAAGTCTATTTTTTTTGCTTTTTTGCTTCTCCGCGCAAAGTGCTTTTGCACAAGCCGTTCCAAGAAACGACGTGGCGGAGTTCACTTTTGAGCGCGGTATAGAATTGTACCGACAACAAGAGTACAATTTGGCCTACCAACGTTTTTCGCGGGTGATTGCAGATTTTCCGCTCAACCAGAAAACAACAGCAGCCATGTTGATGGGTGCGCGTGCCCTTTATTCACAAGGCATGTTTAAAGAAGCCACCGAATTGGCCTCGCAGTTGATCAGTAAATACCCCGATAGCCGCTATGTCTCGGATGCGAACCGGCTTAGAAGTCTGGCGGGCGGGCAAAACAACACCTCGCAACAACCACAAGTCTTCGGCTTAGGAATTGCCTTACCCTTAAAAGCCAGTGATACCTATGTTCGGGCAATGTTTAATGGCATCCGAATTGCGGTGGACGATTACAACAACACTCGCCCGCGTGTACCGATTCGAATGGTCTTCCGTGACTCTGGCGGCGATTTGGATCCGGCGCAAATTGCCGTGACCTCACTGATACGCGACGGCAAGGTGAGCGCCATCATAGGCCCATTGTTCAGCCCCGAAGCCCTGTCCTCTGCTGAGGTAGCCGACCGTTCGCAGGTGGTAATGATTGCTCCAGTGGCAACCGAAAGCCGAGTTTCCGATGGGAAACGATTTGTTTTTCAAGCAAGTTCTACCTTTGCCATGCGGGGCCAATTGATGGCACGGTATGCGGTCTCAGACCTTGGCTACAAAACCTTGGGTGTAGCCTACGAAAGCAATTCCCAAAATGAGCAAACCATCGAGGCATTTACCGCTGAGGTTAGACGTTTAGGTGGAACTATTGTCTTCAACAAAGCCCTTGCTTCATCGAGCGAATGGTCGCGCTTTGGACGCGCTATCCCAACTACGCAACTTACACAAGCGCAAGCCATTTATATGCCCATCAATGGCCGCGATGCCGCACGAAACATAGAAAGCGCCTTAACTTCGTTGGATCAAGTTCGTGCAACCAATGTGGTGTTGGGCAATTCCGATTGGCACGACTTGTCCAATGCCGATCTGGCCAGCCGATATCGGGCAGCCTACACCAGCGACTTTTGGGTCAGTCCGAATGATCCACGTGTGCAAGAATTTGTGCGCAAATACCAAATCACCACCGGACAAATGCCTGATGATTTAGGACTTGCCTATGCGGGCTACGATTTGTCTAACTTCCTGATCACCCAAGTCCGCAATATGCCAGCGGGTGGTTCGTTGCAGCAGCAAATTCGTAGTGCAATGCCTTTCGATGGCTTAGGGCGTCGCTATGACTTCAGGAATGGAAACCAAAACCAAGCGGTTTTCTACCTCCGCTACCGCAATGGCCAAATTATTCTGGATCGTTAA